In Marinobacter sp. M3C, the genomic stretch TGTGCAACATGGCTGAGTTTGAAGTCAAGCTGCGCGAAATCATGAGCTTCCACAACTTTGTGCTGACCGAGTACTTCAAGGAAGAAGCTGAAGACGTCGATGCGGCTCTGGCCGAGTTGCGCCAGATGGGTGAGGAGATTCTGCCGATGGCGGCTGATGTCACCGATTTGCTGCACGATTATCGCAAACGCGGCGAGCACATCATGTTCGAAGGCGCCCAGGGCTCTTTGCTGGACATTGATTTGGGCACCTATCCGTACGTGACTTCTTCCAACACCACAGCTGGCGGCACCGCTACCGGGTCTGGTTTTGGCCCGTTGTTTCTGGATTATGTGCTGGGTATCACCAAAGCCTACACCACCCGTGTTGGCGCTGGTCCGTTCCCCACCGAACTGTTTGATGAAATGGGTAAGTACCTGTCGGTGAAAGGCAATGAAGTAGGCACCACCACTGGCCGTGCACGGCGCTGTGGCTGGTTTGACGCGGTTGCTTTGCGCCACGCCATTCAGATCAACAGCGTATCGGGTATTTGCCTGACCAAGCTCGATGTTCTGGACGGCATGGACGTGGTTAAGGTGTGCATCGGCTATAAAACGCCGAAGGGTGAAATTACCCGCCCGCCCATTGGCTGCGATACTTACAAAGACATCGAGCCGATTTATGTGGATCTGCCGGGCTGGCACGAAAGCACTGTAGGGCTGACCCGTCTCGACCAGCTGCCCGAAAATGCTCGAGCCTATATTCGCTTCCTGGAAGAACAGATTGAAGCGCCGATTGACATCATTTCTACCGGTCCTGACCGAGTTGAAACGATTGTTTTGCGCCATCCGTTTGGTGAGTAGTACGCCAGGTGCAGGGACAGAGTTCAAATCTGTCCCTGGTCTTTAAATCGGGGACAGATTTGAACTCTGTCCCCGGACTTTAGCTGGGTTTGTTCGCAATCAGGGTCGCCCGTAGCGGGCCAGGATAACCCTCAATGGTGCGCTTGGGGTCATCGGGATCAAGAAAATCCTGTAACGAATTAAACCGCATCCAGTCGGTACTGCGTTGTTCTTCGGTGCTGGTTGCAGTCACATCCACCACCCGTGCATTCACAAAACCACAACGGTCGAGCCAGCGCAGCAGAGTAGCGCAGCTGGGCAGAAACCAGACGTTGCGCATTTGGCCGTAGCGATCTTCCGGCATCAGGCTGGCGCCTTCCGGGCCGTCTATTACCAGGGTTTCTAGCACCAACTCACCACCATTGCGCAGGGTGTCTTTAAGTTCCAGAAGATGGTCCAGTGGCGAGCGTCGGTGATACAAAACGCCCATAGAAAAAGTGGTGTCAAAGGCCTGGAGTTTTGGCGGCAGGTCCTCAATGCGAAGTGGCAACAGGTCCACCGGCACATCGGTTAGATAGTTTTTCACCGCTAGAAACTGGAATAGAAATAACAGCCCCGGATCAATGCCAATCACCCGCGCGGCGCCGGCGCCGTGCATGCGCCAACAGTGATAGCCAGAGCCGCAGCCAACGTCCAACACCTGGCGCCCGTGCAGGTCAGTCAAAAACGGCGCCACCCGGTCCCATTTCCAGTCTGAGCGCCACTCGGTATCAATCGCGGTGCCAAAAAAATCAAACGGGCCTTTGCGCCAGGGCATCAAGCCCCGCAATCCCGTTTCCAGATCTGCAGATTGTTCCCGGGCTAGGGTTTGACCGGCACGCAGGGTCACGGCGTGTGCATCCAGTATGGGCTGCACGTTCGGCAGCGTCGGCAGTAAATTCAACGCACTCTGCCAGCGCGGAACGTCGCCGTGGGGCGTTTCATCAAAGCGTTGGGTCAGCTGCTGACGAATCTGCGTGGCCCAGGC encodes the following:
- a CDS encoding adenylosuccinate synthase; translation: MGKNVVVLGTQWGDEGKGKIVDLLTEKVAAVVRFQGGHNAGHTLVIEGKKTALHLIPSGILRRDVQCLIGNGVVLSPEALLKEVRELENNGVAVRDRLKISLACPLILRTHVRIDVAREHARGNDKIGTTGRGIGPAYEDKVSRRGLRVGDLCNMAEFEVKLREIMSFHNFVLTEYFKEEAEDVDAALAELRQMGEEILPMAADVTDLLHDYRKRGEHIMFEGAQGSLLDIDLGTYPYVTSSNTTAGGTATGSGFGPLFLDYVLGITKAYTTRVGAGPFPTELFDEMGKYLSVKGNEVGTTTGRARRCGWFDAVALRHAIQINSVSGICLTKLDVLDGMDVVKVCIGYKTPKGEITRPPIGCDTYKDIEPIYVDLPGWHESTVGLTRLDQLPENARAYIRFLEEQIEAPIDIISTGPDRVETIVLRHPFGE
- the cmoB gene encoding tRNA 5-methoxyuridine(34)/uridine 5-oxyacetic acid(34) synthase CmoB; this translates as MSYFNWQTCYNNLFEHLEQQNHGAWATQIRQQLTQRFDETPHGDVPRWQSALNLLPTLPNVQPILDAHAVTLRAGQTLAREQSADLETGLRGLMPWRKGPFDFFGTAIDTEWRSDWKWDRVAPFLTDLHGRQVLDVGCGSGYHCWRMHGAGAARVIGIDPGLLFLFQFLAVKNYLTDVPVDLLPLRIEDLPPKLQAFDTTFSMGVLYHRRSPLDHLLELKDTLRNGGELVLETLVIDGPEGASLMPEDRYGQMRNVWFLPSCATLLRWLDRCGFVNARVVDVTATSTEEQRSTDWMRFNSLQDFLDPDDPKRTIEGYPGPLRATLIANKPS